In a single window of the Balaenoptera acutorostrata chromosome 3, mBalAcu1.1, whole genome shotgun sequence genome:
- the MAGEL2 gene encoding MAGE-like protein 2 isoform X2 has product MSQLSKNLGDSSPPAEAPKPPVYSRPTVLMRAPPASSRAPPVPWDPPPIDLQASLAAWQAPQPAWEAPQGQPPAPVAPMAQPPALGGPMVQAPPLGGPMGKPPTPGVLMIHPPPPGAPMAQPPTPGVLMMHPSAPGAPMAHPPPPATPMAHPPPPGTPMAHPPPPGTPMVHPPPPGTPMAHPPPPGTPMAHPPPPGTPMAHPPPPGTPMAHPPPPGTPMAQPPAPGVLIPQPLTPGVLMVQPPAPGAPIAQPPPPAPLMAQPPPPGTPMAKPPGPGVLMIHPAGSRAPITQPPATGAPMVQPPAPAPPAQPMASWAPQAQPLILQIQSQVPTAVMPAPLPAALSAPQAVHCPPIIWQAPKGQAPVPHEMPTSMEFQEVQQAQASLAWQAPKAPGQFWQALPTQEAQRQGPPLVQLEQPFHGAPASQKALQIQLPTQQAQPSGSQAELPAMQLQPSWQGPPSALQGQPGAPLAGANFPMGSAKSLMTPSGESRASSIDRRTSSKERRTSSKERKAPSKDRMIFGGTFCAPRAMPTAGAHLPTPWKNLPATSETFTATPRVFPSTSQFQPASSNAFKGPSATSETPKSLPLALQDPFACIEALPAVPWVPQPNVNASKASKAGPSILMATAAAPKAMATTQESSKTSAEPPRRSGKATRKKKHLNTEEEDGRGQMLSMCTWQAPRPWESVDFNDWEVQTPIQVLCDWEGLSISHGLSGWEGPSTSRILSGWEGPSTSWALSAWEGPSTSRALGLWESPVSPPSLIISELPNLAQGFGATQDDPKLETQTLSPLDERANALVQFLLVKDQAKVPIKRSEMVKFIIREYKDECLEIISRASHKLECVFGYQLKEIDPKNHSYILINKGRKGEAASSYLDRPKLGLLMVVLSLIFMKGNCVREDLIFTFLYKLGLDVRETHGLFGNTRKLITEVFVREKYLEYRQIPFTEPAEYEFLWGPRAFLETSKMLVLKFLAKLYKKDPRCWPYQYYEALAECESEDLDEDEPGPDDKADDPTSSPPPR; this is encoded by the exons ATGTCGCAGCTAAGTAAGAATTTGGGTGATTCGAGTCCCCCGGCGGAGGCCCCTAAGCCTCCGGTCTATAGCCGCCCTACGGTTCTGATGCGGGCTCCACCCGCCTCCTCTCGGGCTCCGCCAGTCCCCTGGGATCCACCTCCGATTGATTTGCAGGCTTCATTGGCCGCTTGGCAGGCACCTCAGCCTGCTTGGGAGGCCCCGCAGGGCCAGCCGCCTGCCCCAGTGGCTCCCATGGCCCAACCTCCGGCCCTAGGGGGCCCGATGGTCCAGGCTCCCCCTCTGGGAGGCCCGATGGGCAAGCCTCCAACTCCGGGAGTCCTGATGATCCATCCTCCCCCTCCGGGAGCCCCGATGGCCCAGCCTCCAACTCCGGGAGTCCTGATGATGCATCCTTCGGCTCCCGGAGCCCCAATGGCGCATCCTCCCCCTCCTGCGACCCCGATGGCGCATCCTCCCCCTCCGGGGACCCCGATGGCACATCCTCCCCCTCCTGGGACCCCAATGGTGCATCCTCCCCCTCCGGGGACCCCGATGGCGCATCCTCCCCCTCCGGGGACCCCCATGGCGCATCCTCCCCCTCCGGGGACACCGATGGCTCACCCTCCCCCTCCGGGGACACCGATGGCCCATCCTCCCCCTCCGGGGACCCCTATGGCTCAGCCTCCAGCTCCAGGAGTGCTGATTCCCCAGCCTCTGACTCCGGGAGTCCTGATGGTCCAGCCTCCTGCTCCAGGAGCCCCGAtagcccagcctccacccccgGCACCCTTGATGGCCCAGCCTCCGCCTCCAGGAACCCCGATGGCCAAGCCTCCAGGTCCTGGAGTCCTGATGATCCATCCTGCAGGCTCAAGAGCTCCGATCACCCAGCCTCCAGCTACAGGAGCCCCGATGGTGCAGCCGCCTGCGCCGGCCCCACCTGCGCAGCCTATGGCTTCCTGGGCCCCACAGGCTCAGCCTCTGATCCTGCAGATCCAGTCACAG GTGCCAACAGCCGTGATGCCAGCCCCTCTGCCGGCCGCACTGTCAGCCCCGCAGGCTGTACACTGCCCACCCATCATCTGGCAGGCCCCGAAAGGCCAAGCTCCGGTGCCACATGAGATGCCAACCTCAATGGAGTTCCAGGAAGTTCAGCAAGCCCAGGCCAGTCTGGCCTGGCAGGCTCCAAAGGCCCCCGGGCAATTCTGGCAGGCCCTGCCCACCCAGGAGGCCCAGAGGCAGGGCCCACCACTGGTTCAACTGGAGCAGCCCTTTCACGGGGCCCCCGCCTCCCAAAAGGCCCTGCAAATCCAGCTACCCACCCAGCAGGCCCAGCCCTCGGGCTCGCAGGCAGAGCTGCCAGCCATGCAACTCCAGCCCTCCTGGCAGGGCCCCCCCTCAGCCTTGCAGGGCCAGCCAGGAGCCCCCTTAGCGGGGGCAAATTTTCCCATGGGCTCTGCTAAATCATTGATGACTCCATCAGGAGAATCCAGGGCCTCCTCTATAGACCGAAGGACCTCTTCAAAAGAACGTAGGACCTCTTCAAAGGAACGCAAGGCTCCTTCAAAGGACCGGATGATCTTCGGTGGCACTTTTTGTGCTCCCAGGGCAATGCCAACTGCTGGAGCACACCTGCCAACTCCCTGGAAAAACTTGCCTGCCACATCCGAGACCTTTACTGCCACCCCAAGGGTCTTTCCATCTACCTCCCAGTTCCAGCCTGCCTCTTCTAATGCCTTCAAGGGCCCGTCTGCCACCTCAGAGACCCCAAAGTCACTGCCACTTGCTCTGCAGGATCCATTTGCCTGCATTGAGGCCTTGCCTGCAGTCCCATGGGTTCCACAGCCCAATGTGAATGCCTCGAAGGCGTCCAAGGCAGGGCCCAGCATCCTGATGGCGACGGCAGCTGCTCCCAAGGCAATGGCCACCACTCAAGAGTCCTCGAAGACTTCCGCTGAGCCTCCGCGTCGTTCGGGCAAGGCTACCCGGAAGAAGAAGCATCTGAATACCGAAGAGGAGGATGGCAGGGGCCAGATGCTGAGCATGTGCACCTGGCAGGCCCCCAGGCCCTGGGAAAGTGTGGACTTCAATGACTGGGAGGTTCAAACCCCTATCCAGGTCCTGTGTGACTGGGAGGGCCTGAGCATCTCCCATGGCCTGAGTGGCTGGGAGGGCCCGAGTACCTCCCGGATCCTGAGTGGCTGGGAAGGACCCAGCACTTCTTGGGCCCTGAGTGCCTGGGAGGGCCCGAGCACCTCAAGGGCCCTGGGTCTCTGGGAAAGCCCAGTTAGCCCTCCGTCCTTGATCATCTCTGAGCTCCCTAATCTTGCTCAGGGATTTGGTGCAACCCAAGATGACCCCAAGCTGGAGACTCAGACACTGTCTCCCTTGGATGAGAGAGCAAACGCACTGGTGCAGTTCCTCTTGGTCAAGGACCAAGCCAAGGTGCCCATCAAGCGCTCAGAGATGGTGAAATTCATCATCCGTGAATATAAAGATGAGTGCTTAGAAATCATCAGCCGTGCCAGCCACAAGCTGGAGTGTGTCTTTGGTTATCAATTGAAGGAAATTGATCCCAAAAACCACTCTTATATTCTCATCAACAAGGGTCGGAAGGGTGAAGCAGCGTCATCCTATTTAGATAGGCCCAAGTTAGGACTCCTGATGGTGGTTCTGAGCCTCATCTTTATGAAAGGCAATTGTGTCAGGGAGGACCTGATCTTTACTTTTCTGTACAAGTTAGGGCTGGATGTCCGGGAGACACATGGTCTCTTCGGAAATACAAGGAAGCTCATCACCGAAGTGTTTGTAAGGGAGAAGTACCTAGAGTACAGGCAAATCCCTTTTACTGAGCCAGCAGAATATGAGTTCCTCTGGGGCCCCCGAGCATTCCTCGAAACCAGCAAGATGCTTGTCCTGAAGTTTCTGGCCAAGCTCTATAAGAAAGATCCACGGTGTTGGCCATACCAGTACTATGAAGCACTGGCAGAGTGTGAGTCTGAAGATTTGGATGAGGATGAGCCCGGCCCCGATGATAAAGCCGATGACCCCACCAGCAGCCCCCCTCCCCGCTAA
- the MAGEL2 gene encoding MAGE-like protein 2 isoform X1, producing MSQLSKNLGDSSPPAEAPKPPVYSRPTVLMRAPPASSRAPPVPWDPPPIDLQASLAAWQAPQPAWEAPQGQPPAPVAPMAQPPALGGPMVQAPPLGGPMGKPPTPGVLMIHPPPPGAPMAQPPTPGVLMMHPSAPGAPMAHPPPPATPMAHPPPPGTPMAHPPPPGTPMVHPPPPGTPMAHPPPPGTPMAHPPPPGTPMAHPPPPGTPMAHPPPPGTPMAQPPAPGVLIPQPLTPGVLMVQPPAPGAPIAQPPPPAPLMAQPPPPGTPMAKPPGPGVLMIHPAGSRAPITQPPATGAPMVQPPAPAPPAQPMASWAPQAQPLILQIQSQVIRAPPQVPQGPQAPPAQLATPPGWQATSPGWQAPPQGWPTTPLGWQTTQVTWPAPTIAWQAPLPVRPGPPPIRPGPPPIRPGPPPVRQAPPPIRQAPPLIRQAPPPIRPAPQVLATPPPLWQALPPPPPLRQAPQARLPTPQLRAAPPIRAAPQVPTAPPAPQMPTAPPAVPQVPTAVMPAPLPAALSAPQAVHCPPIIWQAPKGQAPVPHEMPTSMEFQEVQQAQASLAWQAPKAPGQFWQALPTQEAQRQGPPLVQLEQPFHGAPASQKALQIQLPTQQAQPSGSQAELPAMQLQPSWQGPPSALQGQPGAPLAGANFPMGSAKSLMTPSGESRASSIDRRTSSKERRTSSKERKAPSKDRMIFGGTFCAPRAMPTAGAHLPTPWKNLPATSETFTATPRVFPSTSQFQPASSNAFKGPSATSETPKSLPLALQDPFACIEALPAVPWVPQPNVNASKASKAGPSILMATAAAPKAMATTQESSKTSAEPPRRSGKATRKKKHLNTEEEDGRGQMLSMCTWQAPRPWESVDFNDWEVQTPIQVLCDWEGLSISHGLSGWEGPSTSRILSGWEGPSTSWALSAWEGPSTSRALGLWESPVSPPSLIISELPNLAQGFGATQDDPKLETQTLSPLDERANALVQFLLVKDQAKVPIKRSEMVKFIIREYKDECLEIISRASHKLECVFGYQLKEIDPKNHSYILINKGRKGEAASSYLDRPKLGLLMVVLSLIFMKGNCVREDLIFTFLYKLGLDVRETHGLFGNTRKLITEVFVREKYLEYRQIPFTEPAEYEFLWGPRAFLETSKMLVLKFLAKLYKKDPRCWPYQYYEALAECESEDLDEDEPGPDDKADDPTSSPPPR from the coding sequence ATGTCGCAGCTAAGTAAGAATTTGGGTGATTCGAGTCCCCCGGCGGAGGCCCCTAAGCCTCCGGTCTATAGCCGCCCTACGGTTCTGATGCGGGCTCCACCCGCCTCCTCTCGGGCTCCGCCAGTCCCCTGGGATCCACCTCCGATTGATTTGCAGGCTTCATTGGCCGCTTGGCAGGCACCTCAGCCTGCTTGGGAGGCCCCGCAGGGCCAGCCGCCTGCCCCAGTGGCTCCCATGGCCCAACCTCCGGCCCTAGGGGGCCCGATGGTCCAGGCTCCCCCTCTGGGAGGCCCGATGGGCAAGCCTCCAACTCCGGGAGTCCTGATGATCCATCCTCCCCCTCCGGGAGCCCCGATGGCCCAGCCTCCAACTCCGGGAGTCCTGATGATGCATCCTTCGGCTCCCGGAGCCCCAATGGCGCATCCTCCCCCTCCTGCGACCCCGATGGCGCATCCTCCCCCTCCGGGGACCCCGATGGCACATCCTCCCCCTCCTGGGACCCCAATGGTGCATCCTCCCCCTCCGGGGACCCCGATGGCGCATCCTCCCCCTCCGGGGACCCCCATGGCGCATCCTCCCCCTCCGGGGACACCGATGGCTCACCCTCCCCCTCCGGGGACACCGATGGCCCATCCTCCCCCTCCGGGGACCCCTATGGCTCAGCCTCCAGCTCCAGGAGTGCTGATTCCCCAGCCTCTGACTCCGGGAGTCCTGATGGTCCAGCCTCCTGCTCCAGGAGCCCCGAtagcccagcctccacccccgGCACCCTTGATGGCCCAGCCTCCGCCTCCAGGAACCCCGATGGCCAAGCCTCCAGGTCCTGGAGTCCTGATGATCCATCCTGCAGGCTCAAGAGCTCCGATCACCCAGCCTCCAGCTACAGGAGCCCCGATGGTGCAGCCGCCTGCGCCGGCCCCACCTGCGCAGCCTATGGCTTCCTGGGCCCCACAGGCTCAGCCTCTGATCCTGCAGATCCAGTCACAGGTTATAAGGGCTCCTCCGCAGGTTCCCCAGGGTCCACAGGCCCCGCCAGCGCAGCTGGCCACACCCCCAGGTTGGCAGGCCACCTCGCCGGGATGGCAGGCCCCACCGCAAGGCTGGCCAACCACGCCCCTGGGCTGGCAGACCACACAGGTCACCTGGCCTGCTCCAACGATTGCCTGGCAGGCACCTCTACCTGTGCGCCCGGGGCCACCACCCATCCGACCGGGCCCACCGCCCATCCGCCCTGGCCCCCCGCCGGTGCGCCAGGCCCCACCCCCAATCCGCCAGGCACCTCCACTGATCCGCCAGGCACCGCCACCCATCCGACCTGCCCCACAGGTCCTGGCCACCCCGCCGCCTCTCTGGCAGGCCCTGCCACCCCCACCACCTCTGCGGCAGGCCCCGCAGGCTCGGCTGCCCACCCCGCAGTTGAGGGCGGCTCCACCAATTCGGGCGGCCCCACAGGTTCCGACGGCCCCTCCAGCACCGCAGATGCCCACCGCACCTCCCGCTGTTCCGCAGGTGCCAACAGCCGTGATGCCAGCCCCTCTGCCGGCCGCACTGTCAGCCCCGCAGGCTGTACACTGCCCACCCATCATCTGGCAGGCCCCGAAAGGCCAAGCTCCGGTGCCACATGAGATGCCAACCTCAATGGAGTTCCAGGAAGTTCAGCAAGCCCAGGCCAGTCTGGCCTGGCAGGCTCCAAAGGCCCCCGGGCAATTCTGGCAGGCCCTGCCCACCCAGGAGGCCCAGAGGCAGGGCCCACCACTGGTTCAACTGGAGCAGCCCTTTCACGGGGCCCCCGCCTCCCAAAAGGCCCTGCAAATCCAGCTACCCACCCAGCAGGCCCAGCCCTCGGGCTCGCAGGCAGAGCTGCCAGCCATGCAACTCCAGCCCTCCTGGCAGGGCCCCCCCTCAGCCTTGCAGGGCCAGCCAGGAGCCCCCTTAGCGGGGGCAAATTTTCCCATGGGCTCTGCTAAATCATTGATGACTCCATCAGGAGAATCCAGGGCCTCCTCTATAGACCGAAGGACCTCTTCAAAAGAACGTAGGACCTCTTCAAAGGAACGCAAGGCTCCTTCAAAGGACCGGATGATCTTCGGTGGCACTTTTTGTGCTCCCAGGGCAATGCCAACTGCTGGAGCACACCTGCCAACTCCCTGGAAAAACTTGCCTGCCACATCCGAGACCTTTACTGCCACCCCAAGGGTCTTTCCATCTACCTCCCAGTTCCAGCCTGCCTCTTCTAATGCCTTCAAGGGCCCGTCTGCCACCTCAGAGACCCCAAAGTCACTGCCACTTGCTCTGCAGGATCCATTTGCCTGCATTGAGGCCTTGCCTGCAGTCCCATGGGTTCCACAGCCCAATGTGAATGCCTCGAAGGCGTCCAAGGCAGGGCCCAGCATCCTGATGGCGACGGCAGCTGCTCCCAAGGCAATGGCCACCACTCAAGAGTCCTCGAAGACTTCCGCTGAGCCTCCGCGTCGTTCGGGCAAGGCTACCCGGAAGAAGAAGCATCTGAATACCGAAGAGGAGGATGGCAGGGGCCAGATGCTGAGCATGTGCACCTGGCAGGCCCCCAGGCCCTGGGAAAGTGTGGACTTCAATGACTGGGAGGTTCAAACCCCTATCCAGGTCCTGTGTGACTGGGAGGGCCTGAGCATCTCCCATGGCCTGAGTGGCTGGGAGGGCCCGAGTACCTCCCGGATCCTGAGTGGCTGGGAAGGACCCAGCACTTCTTGGGCCCTGAGTGCCTGGGAGGGCCCGAGCACCTCAAGGGCCCTGGGTCTCTGGGAAAGCCCAGTTAGCCCTCCGTCCTTGATCATCTCTGAGCTCCCTAATCTTGCTCAGGGATTTGGTGCAACCCAAGATGACCCCAAGCTGGAGACTCAGACACTGTCTCCCTTGGATGAGAGAGCAAACGCACTGGTGCAGTTCCTCTTGGTCAAGGACCAAGCCAAGGTGCCCATCAAGCGCTCAGAGATGGTGAAATTCATCATCCGTGAATATAAAGATGAGTGCTTAGAAATCATCAGCCGTGCCAGCCACAAGCTGGAGTGTGTCTTTGGTTATCAATTGAAGGAAATTGATCCCAAAAACCACTCTTATATTCTCATCAACAAGGGTCGGAAGGGTGAAGCAGCGTCATCCTATTTAGATAGGCCCAAGTTAGGACTCCTGATGGTGGTTCTGAGCCTCATCTTTATGAAAGGCAATTGTGTCAGGGAGGACCTGATCTTTACTTTTCTGTACAAGTTAGGGCTGGATGTCCGGGAGACACATGGTCTCTTCGGAAATACAAGGAAGCTCATCACCGAAGTGTTTGTAAGGGAGAAGTACCTAGAGTACAGGCAAATCCCTTTTACTGAGCCAGCAGAATATGAGTTCCTCTGGGGCCCCCGAGCATTCCTCGAAACCAGCAAGATGCTTGTCCTGAAGTTTCTGGCCAAGCTCTATAAGAAAGATCCACGGTGTTGGCCATACCAGTACTATGAAGCACTGGCAGAGTGTGAGTCTGAAGATTTGGATGAGGATGAGCCCGGCCCCGATGATAAAGCCGATGACCCCACCAGCAGCCCCCCTCCCCGCTAA